Proteins encoded within one genomic window of Raineyella fluvialis:
- a CDS encoding gluconokinase has product MARSSFQTELAKAVDPLVLAVDIGSTASRGSLYDAHGRPAGQRVKVPHSFTSQADGTSTIDPDQVLAEVIEIIDALATKDLKGRIKGVALDSFASSLIGIDRQGLALTPCYTYADARSGSQVDELRHIVDEDVIHERTGVRLHASYLPARLRWLSASDPRTFDTVDRWVTLGEYLHLHLLGRTAVATSTASWSGLLDRRTGQWDAEMLSLCGISASHLSAVRDPDQPLEAADNRLDARWPALKGALWFPAIADGLGASVGAGATDNRTIGASAATSGALRVMVSGPVEQVPTGLWCYRVDRRRSLLGGAVNDVGRAISWATNTLALPPEPLLSRALLAEPSEETPLVLPFFTGERSTGWASHATALMAGVHATTDPVQLYRGVVEGIGLTYRRIAVQLVTHAPGAVRVLAQGRVTQDRHELLQILADVMGRPVAPVTIKRATLHGSALLALEMLAPGLERTPPDMGPIAEPHPRRTAYYSERMARFSEVYDKVIAERW; this is encoded by the coding sequence ATGGCCAGGAGCAGCTTCCAGACCGAACTCGCCAAGGCCGTCGACCCGCTGGTCCTGGCGGTGGACATCGGCTCCACGGCGAGCCGCGGGTCCCTCTACGACGCCCACGGGCGCCCGGCCGGTCAACGGGTCAAGGTGCCGCACTCGTTCACGTCGCAGGCGGACGGCACGTCGACGATCGACCCCGACCAGGTCCTCGCCGAAGTCATCGAGATCATCGACGCTCTCGCCACCAAGGACCTCAAGGGGCGCATCAAGGGTGTCGCCCTCGACTCCTTCGCCTCCTCGCTGATCGGCATCGACCGTCAGGGCCTCGCCCTGACCCCCTGCTACACGTACGCCGACGCCCGCTCCGGCAGCCAGGTCGACGAGCTGCGGCACATCGTCGACGAGGACGTCATCCACGAACGGACCGGTGTGCGGCTGCACGCCTCCTACCTGCCCGCCCGGCTGCGCTGGCTCTCGGCGAGCGACCCGCGGACCTTCGACACGGTGGACCGCTGGGTGACGCTCGGTGAGTACCTGCACCTGCACCTTCTCGGCCGGACCGCCGTCGCCACCTCGACCGCCTCGTGGAGTGGCCTGCTCGATCGCCGGACCGGACAGTGGGATGCGGAGATGCTCTCGCTGTGCGGCATCAGCGCCTCCCACCTGTCCGCCGTGCGGGATCCGGACCAGCCGCTCGAGGCCGCCGACAACCGCCTCGACGCCCGGTGGCCCGCGCTCAAGGGAGCCCTGTGGTTCCCCGCGATCGCCGACGGCCTTGGCGCCAGTGTCGGGGCCGGAGCGACCGACAACCGTACGATCGGCGCCTCGGCGGCCACGTCGGGAGCGCTGCGGGTGATGGTCTCCGGGCCGGTCGAGCAGGTGCCGACCGGACTGTGGTGCTACCGGGTCGATCGGCGCCGGTCACTGCTCGGCGGTGCCGTCAACGACGTCGGCCGGGCGATCAGCTGGGCCACCAACACCCTCGCCCTGCCCCCCGAACCGCTGCTCAGCCGGGCGCTGCTGGCCGAACCGTCGGAGGAGACGCCGCTGGTGCTGCCGTTCTTCACCGGCGAGCGGTCGACGGGATGGGCCTCCCACGCGACCGCCCTGATGGCCGGCGTCCACGCCACGACCGACCCGGTGCAGCTCTATCGAGGGGTGGTCGAGGGGATCGGCCTCACCTATCGGCGGATCGCCGTCCAGCTCGTCACCCACGCCCCGGGCGCGGTCAGGGTCCTCGCCCAGGGCCGCGTCACCCAGGACCGCCACGAGCTGCTGCAGATTCTCGCGGACGTGATGGGCCGCCCGGTGGCCCCGGTGACGATCAAGCGGGCGACATTGCACGGGTCCGCGCTGCTGGCGCTGGAGATGCTGGCGCCCGGCCTGGAACGTACGCCCCCTGACATGGGCCCGATCGCCGAGCCGCACCCGCGGCGGACGGCGTACTACTCGGAGCGGATGGCGCGGTTCTCCGAGGTCTACGACAAGGTGATCGCCGAGCGCTGGTAG